A window of Gadus chalcogrammus isolate NIFS_2021 chromosome 16, NIFS_Gcha_1.0, whole genome shotgun sequence contains these coding sequences:
- the LOC130406480 gene encoding DNA-directed RNA polymerase II subunit RPB4: MAAGGASQTGVGDVEEDASQLVFPKEFETAETLLNSEVHMLLEHRKQQNESAEDEQELSEVFMKTLNYTARFSRFKNRETIASVRSLLLQKKLHKFELASLANLCPEAAEEAKALIPSLEGRFEDEELQQILDDIQTKRSFQY, translated from the exons atggcGGCGGGAGGCGCGTCCCAGACCGGCGTCGGGGATGTGGAGGAGGACGCATCTCAGCTGGTCTTCCCCAAAG AGTTCGAGACGGCGGAGACGCTGCTGAACTCGGAGGTTCACATGCTGCTGGAGCACCGCAAGCAGCAGAACGAGAGTGCCGAGGACGAACAGGAGCTGTCGGAGGTCTTCATGAAGACCCTGAACTACACTGCCCGCTTCAGCCGCTTCAAGAACCGCGAGACCATCGCCAGTGTGCGCAG cctCCTGCTGCAGAAGAAGCTCCATAAGTTTGAGCTGGCCAGCCTGGCCAACCTGTGTCCAGAGGCAGCGGAGGAGGCCAAGGCCCTCatacccag tcTGGAGGGGCGGTTTGAAGACGAGGAGCTGCAGCAGATCCTGGACGACATCCAGACCAAGAGGAGCTTCCAGtactga